The following nucleotide sequence is from Nitrospira sp..
TCGAAAAGGAGAACCGTTAGCCGAAACGGCTCGTGGCAGACCTCTTGACTGACAACCACCTGTTGCGGGAGTAGTCCGAAAAAGGTGCCTCCCTTAGGCCATGCCTGTTGTGATTCGCCCACTGGGCCGTCGTTCCTCAAATGCCACGCCGCTGCAAGGCCTATTGCCGCATCAGCCGCTCGATTCGATGGAGGCCGCAGGATTCACCCTCGGCCAGCAGGTCGTGCCACACATCTCGCGCCGTAGGTCCGGTCACTCTGCAGGAAACTCGTCCGGATCTTGGCGCCCAACACCTCGTCTTGAGACGCACGCTGGCTGCGTGGCCGCGTCAGCCACGCATAGAACCCACCCCGCGAGAAACCGAGCGCCTCGGATTACCACGCCGTCGGCCAGTTCCCTCGGTGCTTCACGATGAAACCGCACGTCACAGCGACGCCTTCGCGAAGTAGGCCGCGGTGGGCTCAACTGATGACGACAACACCCTGTGGCCTACGATGGATGCAAAGGGAGATTTGTATGGGGCATATGGGGCGTCCGGGGTTATCTGCGGCTCAGAAAGCGGAGCTATGGCAACGATGGAAACAGGGGCAACCGTTGAGCAACATCGGCCGTGCGCTCGGCAAGCACGCGGGATCAATTCATGGCGTGGTGTATCGACTGGAGGATTCGCACCGGCTGCCCGCCGACAATCACGCTGATCACTGACGCTGGCGGAGCGAGAAGAGATTTCTCGGGGCATGGCGAAGCAACTCTTCATTCGTCAGATCGCCGCCCCGCTCGGTCGTGCGCCGTCGGCGGTCATTCGGGAAATCACCTGCCAGGGTGGGCGCTGCGCGTATCGCGCCGCCGCAGCCGACGCGCGGGCCTGGGAGCGTGCGCGGCGTCCCGAACCCTGTCGGCTCGCGACAGTCTCCCGCACTCCAACGACTCGTCGCCAGTAAACTGCGTGCGATTGGTCGCCTGAACAAATTGCAGGGTGGCTCAAACGGGAATTTCCCGATCAGGACACGATGCGTGGTGTCTCACGAACCGACCTAGCGCAGCCTGTTCATTCAGGCCCGCGACGTGCTCAAGAAAGAATTGCTGAGACAGCTCCGATCTCGGCGGCGCATGCGGCGGGCACTCCACGCGAGCACGGAAGGCCAGCCACAGGGGCAGATTATCGACGGGATCTCGATCCGAGATCGTCCTGCGGGCATCGACGACCGGACGATCTCCGGTCATTGGGGATTTGCTGGCTGGCTCACAGAATTCACACATCGCCACGTTGGTAGAGCAGCAGTCGCGCTTCACCATGCTGGTCAAGGTACCGGAGAAAGAAACGACGAGTGTGGTGGCGGCGCTGAGCCGGCACGTAGGCACCCGGCCTGCAGCCTTGCGTCGATCCTTGACCTGGGATCGCGGCATGGAATTGGCGCGGCATAAACAATTCATTCTCGCGACCAAAGTACAGGTCTATTTCTGTGACCTCTAATGTCCCTGGCAGCGTGGCACAAACGAAAATACGAACCGCTTGCTGCATCAGTACTTCTCGAAAGGCACGGACCCGTCGCAGCACTCCCAGGCAGACTTGAACAGAATCGCGTTATGATTGAATCAACGCCGCGGAAGACGTTGGAGTTTCAGACGCCAGCAGCTATACTCGCAGCAAGTGTTGCGCTCACTGGTTGAACCCACCGCGGCTTTTTTTAGAATGTCCCGCTCGGCCTTGAGCTTGGTCCCCTCGGGTCAGAGGCGTTTGATCCCCACTTGATCCGGTTTTCATCTGTCCCTGACCGGGAAAGGCCTGCTGCGAATCGGCAGCATGCTCCTGGACCCATCGGCGTAACATGGTGCCTGCACACCCAAATCCCGCGCGGCTTGTGCCGCCGTCACGCCTCGTTCTCGAACCAGTTTCACCGCCTCCAGCTTAAACTCTCGCGCGAACTTGCGTCGCTCCATGGCGCACCTTCGATTTCATTGATACACCTAAGGAACGTCTGATTAATTCGCGTTTCCACGAAGCAATCTGTTTCTCGGTGGATCAAGACGGGCCATCAGCTGGGAACCCGCTGGTCCGAGAGCGCCTTTCTCGGATTCCTCCGCCGTCAGGCGGCCCGCGCCCCGTTCGCACCCCCGTCCGCTAGGCTGCCGCCAGCAAGTGCCGGCGTGCTACATACAGATTCGCCAAGCCGCAACTGATAGACAACCAGTGCGCATTCTTCGCGAGCCCCCGGTACCGCACTTTGGCCCACCCGAAGATCCGCTTGATCACCAAGAACACATGCTCGACTTTGGCACGAACCTTCGACTTCGTCCGATTGCGGGCCCGCTCCGTCTCGCTCAAGGGCCGATGGCGATGGGCTTTCGTCTGGACGAAGCTCTTGGCATGGGGAGCATGGTGCTGAATCATGTCGCGTTGCCCGCTATAGGCGGCATCGCCCCATACTCGTGTCTCCTGTCCATGCAGCAACTCCGGCAACACCTGGCTGTCATGGACATTCGCCGCCGTGGCCGCCACTGAGTGAACCAGCTTCGTCCGGCTGTCCACTCCAATATGCGCCTTCATGCCGAAATACCACTGGTTCCCCTTCTTGGTCTGATGCATCTCCGGATCTCGCTCTTTCTGGCGATTCTTCGTCGAACTGGGCGCATTGATGATCGTGGCATCCACGATCGTGCCCCGGCTGACCTTCAGCCCGTGGGCAGCCAGATACGCGCCGATCCGCGCAAAGAGCTGTGCGCCCAAGTGGTGGGCTTCCAGCAGATGCCGAAACTTACAGATGGTGGTTTCATCCGGTACGGGCTCGCGGCCCAGATCAATCCCCACGAACTGCCGCATGGCGTGTGAGTCGTACAGCGCTTCCTCCACCGCCGGGTCCGACAGGTTAAACCACTGTTGCAGACAATGGAGGCGCAACATGCGTTCGACACCCACGGGCGGACGCCCTGGGCCCTCGGCCTTGGGGTAGACCGGCTCGATCGCCGCTACCAATTCCGCCCATGGAACAACCTGGTTCATCTCGTTGAGAAACTGCTCCCGGCGGGTGGGCTTGCGATACTGTTCAAACGAGACTTCGGCAAACGTCTGTTGCTGCATGGGGCACGCCTCCAGTTCAGTGCTGCGCTACCCTTAGCACATCATGCAAAGAGAATAAATCAGACCTTCCCTAACGCAGTGCCTTTGAAACCGGCAGCAGGCCACTGGATTCGTTGTTCATTGTATTCGCGCCGCCACACTTCAATCACGAGCTGGGCTTCCTGCAGAATCACAGTAACCAATGTTCGTCGAGACATTCATCACGAAACTTGCCGTTGAAGCTCTCGATAAAGGCGTTCGGCACCGGCTTCCCAGGCTGAATGAACTGCAGATGTACACCGTGCTGCGCCCCCCCCTGTAGGGCCCCCATGAACGAGCAGTGCGGCCAAGCCGCGTTCCGTTGTCTCATCCAGTACAATGCTCCTTTACATAATCTCTATGTACCCTCCACAGTCGTTGGCTTAGACACCATGCTCCCATTGGAACAAATGGAGCAATACTTCTTTGGATCATTCTTATCCTCAGAGTTGTAGAGCGCATCAAGCGTTCGCACCACTGCGAGCGACGAAATTATGTGCAACTCGAAGCCGCATTGGCCCAGATAATATGCCAGGGGGCGATGATAGTTACCCGCGGCTTCAAACCTAATGAGGACCGGCGTCTCCAACGCGTATAGCCGGTCTCGGGAAGTCTCATGATCCGGCTGGCAGTTCATGATCCGCCATCGCTGCCGGCGTCCGGTCGGTGGCTCCGACAACACTCCGTGAACTAATTTCGCCCGCATCAAGCGCCATTAAGCTACAATTCTGCGTGGTTGCGGAACTCGCGATCATAGGATGCCCTCACTCCTAGAGTGAGTTCTACCGTTGCGGGGGGCTCACAACATGACTACACCTAGATTTCCTTTTGTTCTCTCCACCACCGCCACATCACATAGACCGGCGGAAGGACAAACAGCGTAAGCAACATGGCGGAAAAGACTCCACCGACTTGAGGCGCTGCAATGCGTTTCATGACATCGGCGCCGGTTCCAGTCGCCCACATCACCGGGATCAACCCAATCACATCCACCAGGCCAATCATCATCATGGGTCGAATCCGCTCCACCGCGCCGAATTGAACCGTTTCGATCACATCCTGGAGGGACGTCAGGCCACCGGCCGCTTTGCGTCGCGCGCAGGCCTCATCCAGATAGGCCAACATGACGGCGCTGGTCTCTGCCGCCGTGCCCACAACGGTGATGAGTCCCACCCATACCGCAATGCTCATGTTGTAGCCGAGGATCGACAGATACCAGACCGCGCCCACGAGGGAGAGGGGGACCCCCACCATGACCATGCAGGTTTGTGCGACCGACCGGAAGGCGAAATAGAAGGTGACGAAAATGAAGATGAGCGTCAGCGGGACGACTAGCGTCAGCCGTTCTTTCACCCGTTCCATGAATTCGTATTGGCCGGACCACACAATCGTATAACCAGCCGGCAACACCACCTTTTCGGCCACAACCCTTTTGAGATCTTCCACATAGCCGCCGACATCCCGCCCCGCCATGTCGAGAAAGACATACCCCGCAAGCAAGCCATTTTCGTCCCGAATCATAGGGGGACCATGGACAAATCGAAGCGTCGCAAGCTGTGCGAGCGGCACTTGCGCACCGGTCGGCGTATCAACGAACACGCGCTTCAGCTTTTCAGGATCATCCCGCAACTCACGGAGATAGCGGATGCTGATCGGATAGCGTTCCCGGCCTTCTATGGTTGTGGCAATATTTTCACCTCCGATGGCGATCTCGATGATTTTTCCAACATCCATCAGTCTGAGCCCGTAGCGCGCGACCTGCTCACGGTTGATATTGAAATCGAGAAAGTAGCCACCGGACACACGCTCCGCATACACACTCCTGGTCCCAGGGACATCCTTGAGAACCATCTCCAGATGCTCGCCGATCTGTTCGACCTGCTTCAGATCGGGGCCAAAGACCTTGATCCCCACCGGCGTCCGAATCCCAGTCGTCAGCATATCGATCCGCGCCTTAATCGGCATCGTCCACGCGTTCGTCACACCAGGAATCTGAAGCGCGCGGTCCATCTCATCCACGAGTCCCTCATAGCTCAACCCTGGTCGCCACTGATCCTTCGATTTGAGCGCAACCACCACTTCCATCATGCTGAAGGGTGCGGAGTCGGTGGAGGTTTCAGCGCGTCCAGCCTTACCAAAGACCTGCTCCACCTCTGGAAAGGATCGCAACTTTTGATCCATGATCTGAAGCAGACGGCTGGCCTCCGTCACCGACAAGCCCGGCAACGTCGTCGGCATATAGAGAATGGTCCCTTCATATAAGGGAGGCATAAACTCGGAACCCATCTGCTGGTAGATCGGCACGGTGCTGGCCATCAACATGATGGCACCCATCACAACCGCTTTCCGATAATGCAGGGCCATGCGCAATAGAGGCGCATAGAAGCGTTGGAGTGAGCGGGTGACAGGATGCTTCAGTTCCGGAAAGATCTTGCCTCGAATGAAGGTTGGTAAACAGGCCGGGACCAACGTGATGGCCAGCACGGCACACATCACAATAGCCAGGTTGTTGGTCCAAGCCAGCGGCTTGAACATGCGACCTTCTTGCGCTTCGAGCGCAAAGACCGGGATGAAGGAAATCGCAATGACGAGCACAGAGGCAAAAATGGGCGGCCCGACTTCTTTGGCGGAATCGATTAGGATTTGGAGCCTGTCGCCGATCTTCCCATCCCGTTCCCATTCCTCAAGGCGCTTGTGAGCGTTGTCCACCATCACGATCGCGGCATCGACCATATCGCCGATCGCCACAATGATGCCGCCCAAGGACATGATGTTCATGCCGATGTTCATCAGGTAGATGGGAATGAACGAGATCAGGATGGCGAGCGGAAGCGTCAGGATCGGGACAATCGCCGAACGGACATGGAGTAAGAACGCCAGGATCAGCACGCCGGTAACGATGAGCTCTTCCGCCAAACTCTCGCTCGCGGTAGCGATCGACTCCCGAATGAGATCGCTCCGGTCGTAGGTGCTGATCACTTTCACGCCTTGTGGCAAGGAGGGTTCTAGCTCTTTGAGCTTAGCCTTGACTCGTTCAATCACGGCCAACGCATTCTCGCCGAACCGCATGACGACGATGCCGCCCGCGACCTCGCCTTGACCGTTGAGCTCTGCCAGTCCTCGCCGCATGTCGGGCCCGAGCCGGACCGTCGCAACGTCGCGCAAGAGGATTGGTGTGCCATTTTCGTTGACTGCCACGGCGATCTTCTCAATGTCCTCGACGTTCTTGATATAGCCGCGTCCACGAACCACATATTCGATTCCGGAAAATTCGACGACACGGCCACCCACGTCGTTATTGCTTTGGCGAATCGTTTCCACAATGGCAGGAAGCGACAGTCGATAGGCCGAGACCTTGGTGGGATCCAGATTGACCTGGTACTGCCGGACAAACCCGCCAATACTGGCCACCTCGGCCACCCCTTCCACAGCTCGGAGCCAGTACTGCAAATACCAATCCTGGAAACTGCGGAGAGCAGCGAGATCATGCTGGCCGGACTCATCGACCAGCGCGTACTGAAAGATCCAGCCGACCCCCGTGGCGTCGGGCCCCAACTGGGGCATCACGCCTTCCGGCATGCGTCCGGACAGTTGATTCAATCGCTCCAAGATACGGGAGCGCGCCCAATAAGTGTCGGTCCCGTCTTTGAACAGGATATAGACATAGGAGTAGCCGAAATCCGAGAACCCACGGACGACGGTGACGTTGGGTGCGGACAAGAGTGCCGTGACGATCGGATAGGTGATTTGATCCTCGACCAGATCAGGGGACCGTCCCGGCCATGTGGTGTATACAATCACCTGTGTGTCGGAAATATCAGGTAGGGCATCGATGGGTGTCTGCCGCATCGCCCAGAGGCCGACCGCCGAGCACGACACGACCAGTAAAAACACAATGAAGCGGTTTCTCGCACTAAATGCGATGACCTGTTCAACCATTGGATGCTCAATCCTTCATTTTCATACCCGGCATGCCACCCATGCCTTCGACCACTGACTTAAGCCGGCTTTCGCTGTCGATCAGGAAGTTGGCCGAGGTGACGATGTGCTCCCCCTCTTTGAGCCCATCCAACACCTCAGACCAGTCCCCAGTCTTCACGCCGGTCTTGATGAGGCGCGGTTCAAGCCGGCCTTCACCGAGATGGAGAAACACGATCTGCTTCTCTCCTGATTCGATGATGGCTGCTTGTGGAATCGCGAGACGCATGCCTAGTTCCACCCCAAGCTCCACGTTCGCATACATGTCCGGCTTGAGCTTTTCCTCACGGTTGTCGAGCTCAAAGCGAACTTTGGCCGTGCGAGTTTTAGGATCAAGTGTGGGATAGATGAATGAGACCTGTCCGCTCAGGACGGTCCCTGGATCGTAGGAGAGCGTCACGGCGGCCTGTTGCCCGACCTTCACGAAGGACAGCTCGTACTCGTAGATGTCTGCCAGGATCCATAGGTGCGAGAGATCCGCAATGGTATAGAGTTCTTCGCCTGGATCCACATGGGCACCGGCCAACGCGTCTTTTCTGATGACCGTCCCGGTGATGGGAGAATGGATCGGGAGCGCTTTCATGACTGTGCCGGTACGTTCAAGCTCTCGAAGGTGGTCCTCCGTGATATCCCACAATTGGAATCGTCGCTTGGTGGCCTCAAGCAAATCCCGAGACCCGCGCGCAACTTCGGGAAACTCGCTGCCCCCTAATTGTTTCTGCCCTTGCAACGCGAGGAGGTATTCTTCTTGACTCGCGACCAAGTCGGGGCTGTAGATCGTAAACAGCTGTTGCCCTCGCTTCACATGATCGCCGAGCGCGCTCACAAAGAGGTCTTCGATCCAGCCGTGAAACTTGATCGTGACTGTCGCCAGCTTCCGTTCGTCGACTGCGACCCGCCCGACGGTTCGAATCAGTTTCTCCAGCGGCCGTCGGGTCACTGGTTGGTACTTCACGCCGATCATCTGTAGACGCTCAACCGGGACCGTGACGATGCCCGGCACCTCAGAGGTGAGCACCGCAGGTTCAGGTCTGGAATTCGGCTCTGGCTCCTCAGTCGTTGGCCTGGACTGGGATACCATCCCCGGCATATCCGTCATTGCGTCGTGTTTCGAATCCACGGGTGGGAACAATGCCGGACGCCACCACAGCGATGCGAGTCCCGCCATCACGAGGGCGAGCAGCACACCTGATCCAATAAGGCTGCGGCGAGTCATGATCCCGGCTTCCGCTTCAATAGCCCACCACTCAACGGTCCGCCGGTCACGGCTTCAAGTCGTGCGAGCGCTTTCTCATGGTTCACCATTTCACCATGCAGTTCGAGTTGGCTGTCCTGTAGGGTCAACAGACTATTGAGCAGCGTCAAAAAATCCACCTTTCCCACCCCATAGCCGGCTTGGGCAGCCTGAAGCGCCAAGGTCGCTTGCGGAATAATCGCGTCGCGCAAAATAGTGATCAGGCGCTCAGCCCGCTGCGCTTGCACAAACCCATCCTTGACCTGAAACAACAGGTCTTGACGGGTCGCCGCGAACTCCTCACGCGCGCCTTCGAGCCCGGCCATCGCCTCACGCACCCCTTGTTTCTGCTTGGTCTCATAGAATAGCGGGATCTTGATCCCTACCATGACCTGATACCCGTTCTCGTTGATCCGGTCGTTCCGAAGCCCCAAGGCCGTGATATCGAAATCCGGGTAATACTGCCGCTTGGCGAGCGAGACTGATCGCTCGGAGCGATCGATGCCCTTGGCCGTCGCGAGGAGCGCGGGCGAGAAGGCGGCGGCGCGCTCACTGAGTTCCTGCAAGGGAATGGTCAGAATCGTGGTGTGGATTTCGTCTGGTGTTCCCAGGGGGCCAGCGGGCGGACGATTGACAAGACGGTTAATCGCGGCGTGGAGGCTTTCTTTTTGTTGATCTAACACTGCCAGCCGATCCAAGACTCGTGAAATCTCGAGTTGGGCTCTGAAGACATCCTGCTGGGCGGCTTGTCCTACGCTGTACCGCGCTTTGGCGGTTTTCTCGAACTGCAGCAGCAGCGCTTTGTTTCGTTCGACAATCTCGATGCTTTTATGCACGAAATGCAGGTTGAAGTACCCCTCCTTCAAGGTTGCAATGAGTCTCAGCCGAGTGGCATTGAATTCCTGTTCGACCCGTTCAGCCTCCCGTTGAGCAACCTCACCTTTAAGACTCAGCTTACCGGGGAAGGGAATCTCCTGCCCGAATCCATACATGGCGCCTTGGAGCGGATCGGTCATCGGCATGCGTTGATACCCGAACTGGAGTCTCGGGTCGGGAAGCGTCTGGACTTGCGGCACCACAGCCTTGG
It contains:
- a CDS encoding IS5 family transposase, with translation MQQQTFAEVSFEQYRKPTRREQFLNEMNQVVPWAELVAAIEPVYPKAEGPGRPPVGVERMLRLHCLQQWFNLSDPAVEEALYDSHAMRQFVGIDLGREPVPDETTICKFRHLLEAHHLGAQLFARIGAYLAAHGLKVSRGTIVDATIINAPSSTKNRQKERDPEMHQTKKGNQWYFGMKAHIGVDSRTKLVHSVAATAANVHDSQVLPELLHGQETRVWGDAAYSGQRDMIQHHAPHAKSFVQTKAHRHRPLSETERARNRTKSKVRAKVEHVFLVIKRIFGWAKVRYRGLAKNAHWLSISCGLANLYVARRHLLAAA
- a CDS encoding transposase yields the protein MRQRNAAWPHCSFMGALQGGAQHGVHLQFIQPGKPVPNAFIESFNGKFRDECLDEHWLL
- a CDS encoding efflux RND transporter permease subunit; this encodes MVEQVIAFSARNRFIVFLLVVSCSAVGLWAMRQTPIDALPDISDTQVIVYTTWPGRSPDLVEDQITYPIVTALLSAPNVTVVRGFSDFGYSYVYILFKDGTDTYWARSRILERLNQLSGRMPEGVMPQLGPDATGVGWIFQYALVDESGQHDLAALRSFQDWYLQYWLRAVEGVAEVASIGGFVRQYQVNLDPTKVSAYRLSLPAIVETIRQSNNDVGGRVVEFSGIEYVVRGRGYIKNVEDIEKIAVAVNENGTPILLRDVATVRLGPDMRRGLAELNGQGEVAGGIVVMRFGENALAVIERVKAKLKELEPSLPQGVKVISTYDRSDLIRESIATASESLAEELIVTGVLILAFLLHVRSAIVPILTLPLAILISFIPIYLMNIGMNIMSLGGIIVAIGDMVDAAIVMVDNAHKRLEEWERDGKIGDRLQILIDSAKEVGPPIFASVLVIAISFIPVFALEAQEGRMFKPLAWTNNLAIVMCAVLAITLVPACLPTFIRGKIFPELKHPVTRSLQRFYAPLLRMALHYRKAVVMGAIMLMASTVPIYQQMGSEFMPPLYEGTILYMPTTLPGLSVTEASRLLQIMDQKLRSFPEVEQVFGKAGRAETSTDSAPFSMMEVVVALKSKDQWRPGLSYEGLVDEMDRALQIPGVTNAWTMPIKARIDMLTTGIRTPVGIKVFGPDLKQVEQIGEHLEMVLKDVPGTRSVYAERVSGGYFLDFNINREQVARYGLRLMDVGKIIEIAIGGENIATTIEGRERYPISIRYLRELRDDPEKLKRVFVDTPTGAQVPLAQLATLRFVHGPPMIRDENGLLAGYVFLDMAGRDVGGYVEDLKRVVAEKVVLPAGYTIVWSGQYEFMERVKERLTLVVPLTLIFIFVTFYFAFRSVAQTCMVMVGVPLSLVGAVWYLSILGYNMSIAVWVGLITVVGTAAETSAVMLAYLDEACARRKAAGGLTSLQDVIETVQFGAVERIRPMMMIGLVDVIGLIPVMWATGTGADVMKRIAAPQVGGVFSAMLLTLFVLPPVYVMWRWWREQKEI
- a CDS encoding TolC family protein; the protein is MLSPWSVRGEDLESVAHNSTVQSSEAERRINLASLIEELEGVNPEIKAARQRWEAAKAVVPQVQTLPDPRLQFGYQRMPMTDPLQGAMYGFGQEIPFPGKLSLKGEVAQREAERVEQEFNATRLRLIATLKEGYFNLHFVHKSIEIVERNKALLLQFEKTAKARYSVGQAAQQDVFRAQLEISRVLDRLAVLDQQKESLHAAINRLVNRPPAGPLGTPDEIHTTILTIPLQELSERAAAFSPALLATAKGIDRSERSVSLAKRQYYPDFDITALGLRNDRINENGYQVMVGIKIPLFYETKQKQGVREAMAGLEGAREEFAATRQDLLFQVKDGFVQAQRAERLITILRDAIIPQATLALQAAQAGYGVGKVDFLTLLNSLLTLQDSQLELHGEMVNHEKALARLEAVTGGPLSGGLLKRKPGS
- a CDS encoding efflux RND transporter periplasmic adaptor subunit; amino-acid sequence: MTRRSLIGSGVLLALVMAGLASLWWRPALFPPVDSKHDAMTDMPGMVSQSRPTTEEPEPNSRPEPAVLTSEVPGIVTVPVERLQMIGVKYQPVTRRPLEKLIRTVGRVAVDERKLATVTIKFHGWIEDLFVSALGDHVKRGQQLFTIYSPDLVASQEEYLLALQGQKQLGGSEFPEVARGSRDLLEATKRRFQLWDITEDHLRELERTGTVMKALPIHSPITGTVIRKDALAGAHVDPGEELYTIADLSHLWILADIYEYELSFVKVGQQAAVTLSYDPGTVLSGQVSFIYPTLDPKTRTAKVRFELDNREEKLKPDMYANVELGVELGMRLAIPQAAIIESGEKQIVFLHLGEGRLEPRLIKTGVKTGDWSEVLDGLKEGEHIVTSANFLIDSESRLKSVVEGMGGMPGMKMKD
- a CDS encoding transposase, with the protein product MERRKFAREFKLEAVKLVRERGVTAAQAARDLGVQAPCYADGSRSMLPIRSRPFPVRDR